The Candidatus Obscuribacterales bacterium genome has a segment encoding these proteins:
- the mrdA gene encoding penicillin-binding protein 2, with protein sequence MTLTQNRPKPQLRQRSPRTVGRQYQSVLVLLVISVFLLGGMGGRLAYLQLFEGDRNRQLAEDNRIRLIPQQPERGRILDREGRMLAGSQLSYSVFLWPVANTEEDWQPIIRRLATIINVPADTIQNRLEQSGYGSPSLVRIVRSVDPDVVTALAELSSDLNGVQVQPETERFYPYGEIAAHVLGYTGEMSDEELIEREDEGYRLGDITGQMGVEAAFEPLLRGQWGGQQVEVDSYGHVLQVLGQKESEAGSDVQLTLDLKLQWAAEKALGDRIGAIVAIDPRNGEVLAMVSRPVFDPNIFSNNITTAQWQALQEQEFPFVNRALQGYPPASTFKIVTTTAAIESGNYSPDTVLQTFPFIRAGGIEFWDWNNAGFGPLGFSGAMAYSSDTFFYQTAIRMGSQPLIQWTRRFGFGQKTGIELSSEESSGLVPDESWKLENIDEPWFQGDTINMSIGQGFLQASPLQVAVMFAVVANGGDRVTPHLLRTAEPVERYRESLGISDDTLRVLRQGLREVITYGTGAGLNDGNTPPIAGKSGTAEDPPRKSHAWFGAYGPADNPEIVVVAFAENDGGGGSSVTGPMVRQVLNAYFGDAPLPTPRTPPRPVDDSLEP encoded by the coding sequence ATGACTCTGACCCAGAATCGTCCGAAGCCTCAACTCCGTCAGCGCAGTCCTCGCACTGTGGGACGACAGTACCAGTCTGTGCTTGTTCTTTTGGTGATATCGGTGTTTCTGTTGGGCGGTATGGGTGGCCGTCTTGCCTACCTTCAACTATTTGAGGGCGATCGCAACCGCCAACTCGCCGAAGATAATCGCATTCGTCTAATTCCCCAACAGCCTGAGCGGGGCCGCATTCTCGATCGCGAGGGGCGGATGTTGGCCGGTAGTCAACTATCCTACTCGGTGTTTCTTTGGCCGGTTGCCAATACCGAAGAAGACTGGCAGCCCATTATCCGTCGCCTAGCGACCATCATTAATGTTCCGGCCGATACGATTCAAAATCGTCTAGAACAGTCTGGCTATGGTTCTCCCTCCTTGGTGCGCATTGTCCGCAGTGTTGACCCAGATGTTGTCACCGCCCTGGCGGAGCTAAGCTCTGACCTAAATGGTGTGCAGGTACAGCCAGAAACTGAGCGCTTTTATCCCTACGGTGAGATTGCAGCCCATGTGTTGGGCTACACCGGAGAAATGAGTGACGAAGAACTGATTGAGCGTGAGGACGAAGGCTATCGCCTAGGAGATATTACTGGGCAGATGGGTGTGGAAGCTGCGTTTGAACCACTCCTACGGGGGCAGTGGGGTGGGCAGCAAGTGGAAGTTGATAGCTATGGGCACGTGCTTCAGGTGCTGGGGCAGAAAGAGTCGGAAGCGGGTAGTGATGTACAGCTTACGTTAGACCTCAAGCTGCAGTGGGCGGCGGAGAAGGCCTTAGGCGATCGCATTGGCGCTATTGTCGCCATCGATCCACGCAACGGCGAAGTGTTAGCCATGGTCAGCCGTCCGGTGTTTGACCCGAATATTTTCTCCAACAACATCACGACAGCTCAGTGGCAAGCGCTGCAGGAGCAGGAATTTCCCTTTGTGAACCGAGCCTTGCAGGGCTATCCTCCTGCCAGTACGTTCAAGATTGTGACCACAACCGCCGCGATCGAATCGGGGAACTACAGCCCAGATACGGTGCTGCAGACATTTCCCTTTATTCGGGCTGGTGGCATTGAATTTTGGGATTGGAACAATGCTGGATTTGGCCCCCTTGGATTTTCCGGGGCCATGGCCTACAGCAGCGATACCTTTTTCTACCAAACCGCTATTCGCATGGGTAGCCAGCCCCTAATTCAATGGACACGTCGCTTTGGCTTTGGGCAAAAAACCGGCATTGAGCTGTCCTCGGAAGAATCCTCAGGGTTGGTGCCTGATGAAAGCTGGAAACTTGAGAACATTGATGAGCCTTGGTTCCAGGGAGACACCATCAACATGTCTATCGGTCAAGGCTTTCTACAAGCGTCGCCTTTGCAGGTGGCGGTGATGTTTGCGGTGGTGGCCAATGGGGGCGATCGGGTGACACCTCATTTACTGAGGACGGCTGAACCTGTGGAGCGGTATCGCGAGAGCTTGGGCATTAGTGATGACACCTTGCGAGTGCTGCGCCAAGGCTTGCGGGAGGTCATTACTTATGGAACAGGGGCAGGGCTGAATGACGGCAACACGCCACCTATTGCAGGGAAGAGCGGTACGGCAGAAGATCCACCACGAAAATCCCATGCCTGGTTCGGAGCCTATGGGCCTGCAGACAATCCAGAAATTGTGGTCGTTGCTTTTGCTGAAAATGATGGTGGTGGTGGTAGTTCGGTAACGGGCCCCATGGTGCGTCAGGTACTGAATGCCTATTTCGGTGATGCACCTTTGCCAACGCCTCGTACCCCACCTCGTCCCGTGGACGATTCGTTAGAGCCCTAG
- a CDS encoding DUF1830 domain-containing protein, with protein MAQILDSLPTGVDNPITCCYVNATSKIQIARITNVPNWYFERVVFPGQRLLFETLKHAQLEIHTGMMASAILSDTIPCDRLEVEEAEDGSMRFIDRRQPDDEASDYSAPVPVASVSTAPQALAVALSAD; from the coding sequence ATGGCTCAGATTCTTGATTCCCTTCCCACAGGCGTCGATAACCCTATCACGTGCTGCTACGTAAACGCTACCAGTAAGATTCAGATCGCTCGGATTACCAATGTGCCTAACTGGTATTTTGAACGAGTTGTTTTTCCTGGACAGCGATTGCTGTTTGAAACATTAAAGCATGCCCAACTGGAGATTCATACCGGTATGATGGCAAGTGCCATTTTGTCAGATACGATTCCCTGCGATCGCCTCGAAGTTGAGGAAGCAGAGGACGGATCGATGCGGTTTATCGATCGCCGCCAGCCGGATGATGAAGCGTCTGACTACTCAGCCCCCGTGCCGGTGGCTTCGGTATCTACGGCACCTCAGGCTCTGGCTGTGGCGTTATCAGCAGATTAG
- the deoC gene encoding deoxyribose-phosphate aldolase: protein MAAAHSDLDIAPFIDHALLDVTATPEQVARCCDEADRFQFAAVCVYPIHVRQAVEYLHNKNPKVCSVIGFPTGATTAAVKLYEAQEAADNGATELDVVMNIGWLKTGQSQLLHRELADICDATGQTVKAILETHLLTYEEKQLAVDVCLDAGVQFLKTNTGWFGGVTVEDVKFLKAAARDRIGIKASGGIRTFEQAIELILAGATRLGTSRGPSLIQQRQDPNAESSTSAY, encoded by the coding sequence ATGGCCGCTGCCCATTCAGACCTTGATATTGCTCCCTTTATTGATCATGCCCTGCTAGATGTGACGGCCACGCCCGAGCAGGTTGCTCGGTGCTGTGATGAAGCCGATCGCTTTCAGTTTGCTGCCGTTTGTGTCTATCCCATCCATGTCCGGCAAGCGGTGGAATATTTGCATAATAAAAATCCTAAGGTTTGTTCGGTGATTGGCTTTCCCACCGGCGCAACCACAGCAGCCGTGAAACTATACGAAGCCCAAGAAGCTGCCGATAATGGTGCCACCGAGTTGGATGTGGTGATGAATATTGGCTGGCTGAAAACCGGGCAGAGCCAACTGCTGCATCGAGAGCTAGCAGATATTTGCGACGCTACAGGGCAAACGGTGAAGGCAATTTTAGAAACCCATCTCCTCACCTATGAGGAAAAGCAACTGGCTGTTGATGTGTGCTTAGATGCCGGGGTACAGTTTCTAAAAACGAATACGGGTTGGTTTGGTGGTGTCACGGTGGAGGATGTGAAATTTCTCAAGGCTGCAGCCCGCGATCGCATCGGCATTAAGGCTTCCGGCGGCATTCGTACCTTTGAGCAAGCCATCGAGTTGATTCTAGCTGGCGCAACCCGTCTGGGCACCTCTCGCGGCCCGTCCCTCATTCAGCAGCGGCAGGATCCTAATGCCGAGAGTTCTACGTCAGCCTATTAG
- the recO gene encoding DNA repair protein RecO, with translation MPKTYKAIGINLKGMPLGESDRLLTLLTREQGLIRVVAPGARKHYSKLGGRSELFVVNHLLIATGRSLDKIVQAETIESFPGLSRDLRKLTAGQYLAEMALGQAMGDQPQDELFDLVVEHLGRIAALPGALAIATLTHAMFHLLTLAGLSPQVQLCCMTQQPLSPNFSQAGWRVGFSPSAGGIVQLDHAVGLPRYPDRPRRPPIQLPDQTAEPTIAHRYRHPSRVQPAIASMGALELAVLQRLSQPHLIQSDGRLMASLTSDGSVSIDAASSVESDPIPPDVWLSLERLLRHYAQYHFDRPIRSADLIETCFAGVPPAP, from the coding sequence ATGCCCAAAACCTACAAGGCTATTGGAATTAACCTCAAAGGGATGCCTCTCGGCGAGAGCGATCGCTTGCTGACGCTGCTCACCCGTGAGCAGGGGCTGATTCGGGTTGTGGCTCCCGGTGCGCGTAAACACTACTCCAAATTAGGTGGGCGTAGCGAACTGTTTGTGGTCAACCACCTGCTGATTGCCACAGGACGGAGCCTTGATAAAATTGTCCAAGCCGAGACGATTGAATCATTTCCGGGGTTAAGCCGAGATCTAAGAAAGCTTACGGCAGGGCAATATTTAGCGGAGATGGCTCTGGGGCAAGCTATGGGAGATCAGCCCCAGGATGAGCTATTTGACTTGGTGGTTGAACATCTGGGGCGTATTGCTGCCTTGCCAGGAGCTTTGGCGATCGCCACCCTCACCCATGCCATGTTTCACCTGCTGACCCTAGCGGGTCTATCTCCCCAAGTGCAGCTTTGTTGCATGACCCAGCAACCCCTGAGCCCAAACTTTAGCCAGGCAGGATGGCGGGTTGGGTTTAGTCCATCTGCAGGTGGTATTGTGCAGTTAGATCATGCTGTTGGTCTACCGAGGTATCCTGATCGCCCTCGCCGCCCACCGATTCAGCTACCGGATCAGACGGCAGAGCCTACCATCGCTCATAGGTATCGCCATCCCTCCCGCGTTCAGCCAGCGATCGCCTCCATGGGTGCCTTGGAACTCGCCGTCTTACAGCGACTTTCCCAGCCGCACCTCATTCAATCTGATGGTCGGCTCATGGCTAGTTTAACGTCTGATGGCAGTGTTTCCATCGATGCAGCCTCCTCAGTGGAGAGCGACCCGATTCCCCCTGATGTCTGGCTGTCTCTAGAGCGACTACTGCGCCACTACGCCCAGTATCATTTCGATCGCCCGATTCGGTCGGCCGACTTAATTGAAACCTGTTTTGCAGGTGTGCCCCCTGCGCCCTAA